A DNA window from Vicinamibacteria bacterium contains the following coding sequences:
- a CDS encoding S9 family peptidase codes for MGTRTALLAAILCTRAASLQATEPMSVVDLIEVPQIQDPQLSPKGAQLLYVLSEADWKANKRISHVWRVDTDGSDLLQLTNGAEGERSPRWSPDGNWIVFVAKRSDDQHEQLYLLSNLGGEATRLSEHASAVSAPSFSPDGAYVYFTASDPKTEDEKKKEELKDDVFSFDEDYKQEHLWRIRLADKTEERLTEGDFSVRGYEISRDGALVAHHRSPTPLYDNFDEGEVWLMRADGSEPRKLTENTVAESGAELSPDNGWVLFVSSSSADFETYFNDNLFIVPAAGGAHRMLLSEMPYEIQRASWSADGSSIYFTANTGVRSELFEVELSGEVVTQLTEGDHSIADWRFFPSSGHHVFGIDRRDNAGDLHLMPTDGGEPARVTRVYEYLAREFELPRQEAIQWKGDDGETVEGLLYYPLDYREGTRYPLVVQTHGGPAASDKFGFGRWSSYVQVLAAKGYFVFKPNYRGSTGYGDAFLRDMVGHYFRQAHLDVMTGVDHLIAEGLVDGERMVKMGWSGGGHMTNKIITFTDRFKAASSGAGAVNWISMYAQSDVRIYRTPWFGGTPWQEDAPIDTYWSHSPLKDIYKVKTPTIILVGEKDVRVPPPQSVELYRALKSLGVPTHLYIAPREPHGWQELRHELFKVNVELDWFEKHAMGRDYVWESAPGEEPEAPAKTTENP; via the coding sequence ATGGGGACGAGAACGGCTCTGCTGGCAGCGATCCTGTGCACGAGGGCGGCCTCCCTTCAGGCGACCGAGCCCATGAGCGTCGTCGATCTCATCGAAGTTCCGCAAATTCAAGATCCGCAGCTTTCACCCAAAGGCGCTCAGCTCCTTTACGTGCTCTCCGAGGCTGACTGGAAGGCCAACAAGCGCATCAGCCACGTCTGGCGGGTCGATACCGACGGGTCGGACTTGCTCCAGCTCACGAATGGAGCGGAAGGCGAGCGAAGCCCGCGGTGGTCTCCCGACGGGAATTGGATCGTCTTCGTAGCCAAGAGAAGCGACGATCAGCACGAGCAGCTCTATCTTCTGAGCAATCTCGGCGGCGAAGCGACGCGGCTCAGCGAGCACGCCTCGGCGGTCAGCGCCCCGAGCTTTTCTCCCGATGGAGCCTACGTCTATTTCACTGCTTCCGATCCCAAGACCGAGGACGAAAAGAAAAAAGAAGAGCTCAAGGATGACGTGTTTTCGTTCGACGAGGACTACAAACAGGAGCATCTCTGGCGGATCCGCCTCGCCGACAAGACTGAAGAACGGCTTACCGAGGGCGACTTCTCGGTGCGCGGGTACGAGATCTCTCGAGACGGAGCCTTGGTTGCGCACCATCGGAGTCCCACTCCGCTATACGACAACTTCGACGAGGGTGAGGTCTGGCTCATGCGGGCAGATGGGAGCGAGCCCCGTAAGCTGACGGAGAATACCGTCGCCGAGTCGGGAGCCGAGCTCTCCCCTGACAACGGGTGGGTCCTGTTCGTATCGAGCTCGAGCGCGGATTTCGAGACCTATTTCAACGACAACCTGTTCATCGTGCCCGCAGCGGGGGGGGCGCACCGAATGCTGCTTTCCGAAATGCCCTATGAAATCCAGAGGGCATCCTGGTCCGCCGATGGGAGCAGCATCTATTTCACTGCCAATACCGGTGTGCGCAGCGAGCTGTTCGAGGTCGAGCTCAGCGGGGAGGTTGTCACGCAGCTCACCGAAGGCGATCATTCCATCGCCGACTGGCGCTTCTTCCCCTCTTCGGGCCACCACGTGTTCGGCATCGACCGACGAGACAATGCGGGTGATCTGCATCTCATGCCGACCGATGGTGGTGAACCCGCTCGCGTGACTCGCGTCTACGAGTATCTCGCGCGTGAGTTCGAGCTCCCGCGTCAGGAAGCGATCCAGTGGAAAGGAGACGACGGCGAGACCGTCGAAGGTCTCCTCTATTATCCCCTGGACTACCGTGAGGGAACGAGGTATCCGCTCGTCGTTCAGACGCATGGCGGACCGGCCGCCTCGGACAAGTTCGGCTTTGGTCGCTGGTCGAGCTACGTGCAGGTTCTCGCCGCCAAGGGTTATTTCGTCTTCAAACCGAACTACCGAGGAAGCACCGGCTACGGCGACGCGTTCCTCCGCGATATGGTAGGGCACTACTTCCGCCAGGCCCACCTCGATGTCATGACCGGCGTGGACCATCTCATCGCCGAGGGACTCGTGGATGGCGAGCGGATGGTCAAGATGGGCTGGAGCGGCGGCGGTCACATGACGAACAAGATCATCACCTTCACCGACCGTTTCAAGGCGGCATCCTCCGGTGCGGGAGCGGTGAACTGGATCTCGATGTACGCCCAGAGCGACGTGCGGATCTACCGGACCCCCTGGTTCGGCGGCACGCCCTGGCAGGAAGATGCTCCCATCGACACCTATTGGAGCCACTCACCCTTGAAGGACATCTACAAGGTGAAGACCCCGACGATCATCCTGGTGGGGGAAAAAGACGTCCGGGTTCCCCCGCCACAGTCGGTCGAGCTCTATCGGGCGTTGAAGTCCCTCGGCGTGCCAACCCATCTCTACATCGCCCCCCGCGAGCCGCACGGCTGGCAGGAGCTCCGTCACGAGCTGTTCAAGGTGAACGTCGAGCTCGACTGGTTCGAGAAGCACGCGATGGGGCGTGACTACGTGTGGGAGTCCGCTCCCGGTGAAGAACCGGAAGCCCCGGCCAAGACGACGGAGAATCCCTGA